Genomic DNA from Hordeum vulgare subsp. vulgare chromosome 2H, MorexV3_pseudomolecules_assembly, whole genome shotgun sequence:
GATTGCCATCACATTAGCAAAGGTTCCTCGCTGGTCCTCATAGAGAACAGATTGTGTATCAATCTTCTAGCAAGTTTCGACATCAAGTACCATTTTTGCAAGGACATCATTAAAGCAACTTCTTAGCTCCCCAACTAGGGCATCATCACCTCTATTGACAATAGAGAAGAACTTTCCAGGGTTAAAAAACAAAGCAGCCCCATACAATGGATGATCCATTTGAGTCTCCCAATGTTTATCAACAATGTCAATGATCTTCTTGAGCAAAGCTTGCTTGTTTTGATGCGGGAAACCCAATTTGATCCTCTCTTTTGCATAGCGCATTACTGCTGTCATTTCTAGCATGGCAGGAACCTCATCACCATCCGCTATCCTAAGAGCTTGAAGAAGAGGAGCTGAAGCTCTAAGGCAGTCCTCAACTGAATGCCACTAGCCTGCGGAAAGTATAATCTCTTGCACATTCAAACCAGCCTCTGTTTTTGCCAATTTGTTTCCAACCCATGCTTGACATGTAAACAGAGACCTCAAAGCTTGCTTGTGGGTGACCAAACTCTTGAGAGCAAGATAGGATGTGGCAAAACGAGTGGCTGCGGGTCTCACAAGATCCAGCCCACCCGTGGCCTTCCTCATTAGACTAAGAATTCTGCCATGCCTATAGATGAAAGTAGTGACTCGTCTACCCCTTGCAATAGGCTTCTTAAATGCCTTTAGCTTCCCTATATCTTCCAACATTAGGTCCAAGCAATGGCATGCACATGGACTCCAATATAGTGTAGGAATCCTCTCCATTAGAAGCTTGCCCGCTGCCTTGTAGTTAGCACCATTGCCGGTGACAACTTGGACAACATTCTCTTTACCAACATCCTCAATTCTCTTCTGTAGCAAATCTGCTATCATCCGAGCATCTTGGCATTCACTTGATGCATCCATCGACTCCAAGAAGTGCCCTCTGGGCTGTTTACAAGGAAGTTGATCAAGTGGCGTCCCCTTCTATCGGACCAGCCATCTGACATAAGTGTGCAGCCATATTGCTTCCATGCTGCCTCGTGCTTCGCCCTCAACAGTTTTGTTTCCTTGACACAATCCTTAAGCAATGTCTCCCGCAGCTCATGAGAAGGAGGCTTGTAACCTGGGCCATATTGACAAGAGGCTTCTATTGCAATCTGAAACTGCCTAGAGCTTGCAGCATTGAAAGGTATGCCACACTCATAGAAGAACAATGCCCACTGCATACTCACATAGTGTCTATCTTCCGGTGTTTTTGTGCTGGACTCCATGGTGCTTTGAGAACACCCGGAGCGTCTTTCATCAACAACATCCTCAGGTTTTTTTCCTAAGTATGGAACAATTGACTTGGCTGCAACAGCTTGACACTTTTTGCCGGTGATTTTTACAGCAAAGGCCTTCTTGTTCCTCTGGGCTGCTGACCCTGAACTTGGCCTTGTAGTGGAGCATTGAACTGCTGGTCCCATGGTTGTTGAATCTACCTCcactacatcatcatcatcatcatctggctGTCTTATGTTTCTCCTGTTATTTTGCAAATATTCTAACATCTCCCTCCTAAGTTGTGTGGTAGCATTTGGACAGCCTGTTGCATCCCCACCGGTGGCTGCAAGATGCTCTTTGTGTCTCTTGATCCCGCCTTTAGTTATCTTGCCACAAAGATTGCATACAACAATATTGATGTCCGGAGGTTTCCACCAATACCCATAATTCCATCCAGGATCATTTGACCTCCGTGGCCTGCGTGCTGGATCTTTCATTGGATCATAAACACCCTCATGAGCATCCCCAGTCCCATCTGCCATTGTGTGACTGCAAAGTGCAACAATATATTAAAGAAACATCCGCTAAGCTACTATTCTAATAAGCTAGACAGCTAGTATAAAGAAGATCCACTAACAATATACTAATGATCTATTCAGCTAACAAGGACAAGCATCAATTATTTTAACCACAGGTGGCTCCAAATTGCAGCAGCTAGTACTATATCAGAGGCACAAGCAGGCAAGCAGCACAGCAGCACAACAGTGAGGGGCGGAGAGTAAAGAGACCATGGGGGAGGAGAGGCCTGCTGGGGAGGGATGCGCCAGGGGAGGAGAGGCTTGGAAGCTTGGTCAGCGATGGGGAGGAAGCTTGGCCAGCGGACGGGAGCTGGCGGAGGAGGGGCTGGCCGCCTGAGAGGAGAGAGCTCTTCTCTTTCTCTCAGAGCGATTCCTGTCACCGGTGTGTTCCCCACTCTCTCCTCCATCTATTTCACCTCAGAttgcttcccccccccccccccccccccccaatttctTTCGAATCCCGCCCATCACCAGTTCCTGCCCCTGGAAGCGGGAGGCGTCCAAATTGGACCAGGGCGACGCCTCCTCCGCCTAGGGACGACCTGGACGCCTCAATGGGCGAATCCAGACACCTTGGACGATGGCCTAAGGTGGGCATGATGCCTTGACGTCTCCAGACGCTCTGACGCCTAGGGCCGACTAGGGGACGCCTTAAAAACCATGTCCCCGACCCCCTCCTCTGTCGTATCTCCTTTCCATCATGAAGCCTACCCCATTCTCATCTCCTCCGCCCAGCTCTCTGCTCGGACTCCACACATGGCCCACCATGACCGCATGGGGCTGCTTCGTCCATTCGTACTCTCGCCCAGGGCTTTGCTGGTTGAACCCACCTCGTTCTGTCTGGTGCCCGTGGAAGGGGGCCAGGGGATGGCTGAGGGAGCACGGGCGAGGAGCAGCCACACTCATGGTCATTGCTGCCAGCATCTGGGGAGGAAGTTTATGGAGGGGAGGTGGAGACCCCGTGCGCTGCTCCTCGCCCGTGGTCATTGCTGCCAACATCTGGGGAGGAAGTTTATGGAGGGGAGGTGAAGACCCCATGTGCTGCGTGGTGGGGTGTGGCGGCGACCTTGATCATGGGTCTTGTCGATCTGCATCGTGGAGCGGAGGGAGGCCGCTAGTAGGAGGGAAGGGAAGGGGATGGTGCGCGGTTGAGGCAAGGGCAtgggaggtcagcggcggctaGGTTGCGCGAGACATGACTGGATTCTCGAGGACATTTTCTCCACCGTTTTTTTGTGGGGATGAAAGACGTACAGGTTTTTAACGGAAGGGTGAAAACCAACGGGAGAGGGTGGTGGGAGGTGAGGCAAAAATAAACTAGACGAAATAAAACCGTGGAGGCAAAGCTACCAAGTCCccctttaggagtagagatacTGCTTCCATACTCGGTTCCTTCGATACCGGTGACTATCTTGTATCATTGTCCTTTCAAGTATTGGTATGACTATATGCAGTATGTATTGATAATACCTGGAAATTTCAGGACTACTTTGAGGATGTCGCACCACTCCTTAGCTTGCAGTTAGGGGGTTCGACAATGGATGGGATTGCAAAAAATTTCAGCTTATACGTCAATCTGCTCATAAGTGCATTACCTGGATCAATGGATGACGAAGCTAACATAGATGGTTTAGGCAATAAAATTGTTAGAATGGCAGTGACTGAGGAACAGCAGTTGGCTttattagccaatgcatctttactTGCCGAGGAATTGCTACCTAGAGCAGCTATGAAGCTATCATCTATAAACCAGTCTACCGTGGGTGATTTGCATAGAAGAGGACCAGATAAGCAAAACCGTGTGCCTGAGCTACGAGAATGGAAAAGGAAATTACAACGCATGGTGGACAGGTTGAGAGATAGTTTCTGCAGGCAGCATGCTCTTGAACTAATATTTACAGATGAAGGTGATACCCATCTCAGTGCAGAAATGTATATTAGTATGGATAATACTGTTGAAGAGCCAGAATGGGTCCCATCTCCAATTTTCCAGGTATTTTTACAAGCCACAACTATTTATTGTCTCTTGAGAACTTAAACTCAAGTGCATATGCCATTTGTGTCATTTATGTTGATTCCTGAACCTTACCTTTGTTCTGCAAATCCTTTAGCTTTTAGGGATAACAGTGCCTCAGTCAGTCAGTGATACGTTGATATGATTTGCAACTATTTATTGTCTCTTGAGAACTTAAACTCAAGTCCATATGCCATTTGTGTCATTTATGTTGATCCCTGAACCTTACCTTTGTTTCACAAATCCTTTAGCTTTTAGGGATAACGGTACCCCAGGCAGTCAGTGATACATTGAAATGATTGTTATCTCATTATTTGTGCAGTTGGTCATGTTagttctttatatgtatttttggtttatcatTCTATCATGAATTGGTGATTATATAACTGGTGGACAGTTATAACTAAAATTAACTGACTACATGGAATGGATGATCCAGGAGTAAATGGAACATATagacaaatttgaaaaaaaggtACCTTTATTGTGATATCCCAAGCATATTGTTATAAATCGTGCCAATATGTTAGCTTTCATCATCTTAGACCCTGTTCGGTATCCTGCCGCTCCCCAACTCTGCTCCCGGAGCTGGTGGAGCTGCAGTTGAAAAAGAATGAGAAATTTGGTGGAAAGGATATATCTAATTGGATGAGTGGGGAGAAaggaaggggtatccacttactagtggcagtggtgggtaatttcctGCCAACTCcagcttttatatttttttggagcACCTCCTAAAGAGCTTCACAAAAAACATGAAGTTGTAccccagattctagtttttttgcgGAGCGGCAAGTAGTGGAACTACCCTGTTTGGCTTGCGTCAGCTccgcagtcccaaacaggcccttaGTCTTTTGTATTCAATGTACTCTCATACAGTTTAGAATGCAGCAACTTGTCAAACATAATTATCTTTCTTCGCATGGAGCCAGCTTGTTCCAAAACAATATGGTCCAATCTTATGTGCTGTTCATTGCAGGAACTGTATGCAAAGCTAAATAGGATGGCAGGTGTTGCTGCAGATATGTTTGTTGGTAGAGAAAGATTTGCTACTTTGCTAATGATGCGACTCACTGAGGCAGTTATCCTTTGGCTCTCGGAGGACCAGGCTTTCTGGGAAGAGATCGAGCAGGGACCAAAGCCTTTGGGCCCCCTTGGTCTTCAGCAGGTAAATTCATTACCCAGTTTTCTTCTTTTTAGTTGCAACTCTTGTTTCACTATTTTTTTATCGTTGTTTGCAGTTCTACCTGGATATGCAATTTGTCATCATCTTCGGACAAGGTCGATTTTTGTCTAGACATGTACATCAAGTCATATTGGATATCATTGATAGAGCAATGGGTGCCTTTTCTGCCACTGGAATGAATCCTGATAGGTACTATGCTTGACTTCTATTTGTACTTCTATTGGTTCAGAATTGAGTATTCTGGATCTGCTAACTTCAGCCAAAAAGCACAATTATTAACTGCAGTTGCTTAGGATCGTTGTTGATGCACGCAGATATGTTATTCAAATGCTAACTGAAGAGAAATATTTAAGCTATGTCATGTCTACTTAGTTTGCTTGGACAACCAAGCCATTTTTCCTAGCAAAGCTGCCGGCTGCTAAGATTCTCTAAACAGTAATACATCTGGCATAAAGTTAGTTACACTATAGAATCTCTTGTGCCACCACCACTGCTACCTCCTACACGAATTATCTAGAAACATTCAAAGAATATGATAGCTCCATGTTTGGTTGAGGGATATGTTATGGCGGCAATGTCCTTTGGAACCACGGGGATGTAGTTCCGGTGAACCTAGCTGTTTGATTCATTCCTTCTCCCATGGGGACGTGTGGAAAGACTCGTATACAAGGTACACATGCGGGCTGTTTTTTTGGGGCCTGCATGTAATCAAGGAGCTGCAGTGCATCCtggcatgttttatatgtttgtaTCCTAATTGACCCGAGATCCCCATGGCAACAATACTTTATCCTACGGGTGCATACGGTGGAGAAGCAGCTCCATGGAGCTAAACATCAACGCTTAGTAAGTTATGTCTGGACAGTAATCTATGTGTTTAGAGGGTTGGCAAGGGTATAATTTGGAGGATCGTTTTATGAAAATAGCTGTTTGATGTATTTCCTATTTACTACTATATCTGTTTCTTAATGTAAGACGTTTTGGCAGTTTAAATTGaacgtcttatatttaggaacagagggtgtAATATCTAGCATGAATGTAAAATGTACCCATGATAGGAACCAAGTCCCTACCAGGCCTAGGTCgctggttgtaggggtggaagagtGGATGGCGAGGTGTTGAGCGCGGCCGACGGCGCAAACCAAGTCCCTACCAGGCCTAGGTCGCTGGTTCTAGGGGTGGAAGAGTGGATGGCGAGGCGTTGAGCGCGGCCGACGGCGGCAGGGCGCCGTGATCgcgcgagagggagagggagttggggcggctagggtttaggGCACCGGCTCCTGCTAGGAGCCGATCAAATAGATTGATTCTGCTTAACCTCAAACGGTGTCCTttacatgagtatatataatCTCTAGGCTAGCAAATATAAGATAACTAGGCCAACTTGATTTAACTGGGCCTTCTCTGGTTATAATGTaaaccggtcataacatctctccccgcctgctCAAACAACTCgcccttgagttggaagtttggaAAATGCTTGCGGAACTCCTCAAGGGTCTCCCAAGTAGCGTCCTCCTCTGGAAGGCCATGCCATTGGATCAAGAGTCGCCACGCACCACGGCTCTGCTGGACCTTCAACACCTTAGCTGGATCAGGAAGTGGGCGGCCGTCGGAGGTCGGAGGAAGATCTGGTCCAGCTGCCGGCGGCTCCCCATGGAACGGCTTCAACAAGCCCACATGAAAGAATCATGGATGAGGGCACCAGGTGGCAGCTGAAGGCGGTAGGCGACACTGCCGATGCGTTCCAACACCTGAAAGGGTCCAGCATAGCGAGGGCCAAGCTTGTGCTTGGCGCGAGGGTCAAGTGACTGCATAGTACGGTGGAGAAGCCGCAACCACACCCAATCACCCACCGCAAACTCGGCCTCGCTGTGGCGAGCGTCATAGTATTTCTTGGACAGCTATTGGGCCTGCAGAAGACGCTGCCGCACCTCGACAAGGATGACATCGCGGTCGGGAAG
This window encodes:
- the LOC123426057 gene encoding uncharacterized protein LOC123426057, which produces MADGTGDAHEGVYDPMKDPARRPRRSNDPGWNYGYWWKPPDINIVVCNLCGKITKGGIKRHKEHLAATGGDATGCPNATTQLRREMLEYLQNNRRNIRQPDDDDDDVVEVDSTTMGPAVQCSTTRPSSGSAAQRNKKAFAVKITGKKCQAVAAKSIVPYLGKKPEDVVDERRSGCSQSTMESSTKTPEDRHYVSMQWALFFYECGIPFNAASSRQFQIAIEASCQYGPGYKPPSHELRETLLKDCVKETKLLRAKHEAAWKQYGCTLMSDGWSDRRGRHLINFLVNSPEGTSWSRWMHQVNAKMLG